The DNA segment ataTCAAAGCTTTTTACATGTTTCAACTTTCAAGGATGGAGTTTAGTAACTAATTTCTTTTGTCAAGTTTGATGTGTAACATTTTCAAAAAACTTGATTGCCACATTTTTTGAGAGTTCGGCTAAAAATTCATCACAGGGAGAATTTGTGATTATTACCTAAAGAAGATAACACGAGGGAGTGgaaattttatgatgtgttgTGCTGTGTTTTGTTAGATGTCAATAGGGGTGAGCAAAATTTCGGttaaaccgaattaaccgaccGAACCGAATCAATTcgaaaattcggttcggttaattCGAAAATTcgatttttatgttataaaatttCGGTTAAATTGGTTAATTCGGTTGGATTTTcggttttcttaaaaaaaatcggttaattcggttaaccgaattataaataattaaattttgaattttttttattaggctttatatataatttataatatattttaaatgtttttatatttaatattttacttaatttttcttattttaattttttaagctcaatatatttttataatgataaaaatatcatatttaaattattaattttataaaattttaattttttaatttttttttaaaataatcgaTTAATTCGGTCGgttaaccgaattaaccgatttttaattcggttcggttaaatCGATTTTAGTataaattcggttcggttaaccAAAATGcaattcggttaattcggtttcggttaattcggttcgatttttgaccgaattaaccgaatgcTCACCCCTAGATGTCACCTTTCCGGTAGAGGCCGAAGGATAGATCCAAGAGCCCCCATGTTTTTTTCAGCTAGATATACACATGATTATCTCAAGTGCGGAAAAAATGAGCTTCGGATCTATCTTTGGGCACTACCCAAAAGGTAGCATTGAAGCACTCGTATTGGACTAAAAGATCAAACCAATTTTTCGAATGGAACTTGCTCCGTAACATAATACTAATTGAACAATCGTCAATCCAATCATTTATACAATCCCGACCAAAAGGATGAAATGACTGGTCCCGAAGGTAAATCAACTCCGACAGGAAGTCAAAGTCATAGCAAGAAACAGCCATGTACATTGTGTGTCGTCTGTTTATTGTGTTTAAGAGGGAAAACATAAATGTTATGATAGTGTCAATGGTGTTTTGTTCCGATCTAGATGGACTTGTTACCAGGAATGTGTGGATAGTTAGGTTAAAAAAGATCAGGTCTGGTCGGACCGGACAAACTCGACCCAATGCATAGCCTGAATCAAATCTAATCTCTCAGTATTCAGACAAAAACTCCATAGGGTTAAAGCACAACTCAATAAACACAAAACTTACAATATCATTCCAGCCTAGAAAAGAAACTTTAAGTCACCTGTTCGCTATTCTACATTTGATAAGCGCTCACATTTTCAGTGCCAAGCAGATGCTGAGACCAGATATCGATCCTTCCATCCTAATAGCATAGCTCCATCCGTCTCGAGTAATGTGTAATGTTCCGAATATTGTTTCAACAATCCCCGGATTACCGAATTCACATAGCTGCTCAAAGGAAACTGTTGAAAACCCGCCATTGTGAATCGCGATTTCCATTTTCCCAGAAGCTCGTGTCGTTCCACTCGTTCTCTCCCTTCGCAGGCTATGATGTTAACAATATCTCTAGCCAAACAGTTCTCCTCTACTTTAACACGCTCCTTTCGATCCCTGGACATGGTAACATCGATCGACTCAAACATTGCTGTGTAAAAGTTTAAGGCTTCGATGAATCTTTGAAGAAAAGGTGTGGTATTTGTGTTGGACTCTTGTTCCACGAGTGTTACAACAGTAGGAGAAAGCGATTTGATCATCCTAAGAAGCCCATCTCTCGGATTAAGCACGTCTACGCTTTCATCGGGTGTGTGGTGGAGCTGCAGCGGAAAATTCACTGCCAACGCCTCACCAGGACGGACATCCAGCAATGCCCGAGTAATATCCGGAGCATAAACCGGGACAGCATGAAACTCTATAGGTATGTTGAATTTCTCGGAAACGGCCACAAATTGTCCTCCTACGGCTGCTAGACCACTTCCTCGAGCATGTTGTGAAACGGGATCATCAATCCCAGTGATTCGGACGTGAGGAGCACCACCGGGCCGTGCTGCAAGTGCTTGCAAGAGAGTCATCCACTGTGTCCCTTGTGCAATTTGGAAATCGATAATGTGGATGCGGTCCTCGTTTTTGCATGCTTCTGCAATAGCTCCATTGGCAGCCATATGACCGAATTTCAGATAAGGGCATATTTCATAAAGGATGTGCATGTAGGAGAGCAAGTCCTTGCCATCTGGTTTGTCGCATTTCAGAGATCGATAAATATTTGTGCCAGACAATTCTTTTCTCGCTATTAACCCTTCTATCATGTAAGCACCAAGACGCTGAATCGGATCTCCACTGACAGACACAACAGAATGAGCATACAACACCAGTTTTTCAAATTCATCTAACTTATGTTCGGAAAGCGCTTTAGCACAAGCAATCAGCAGCTGTCTGAGGTTGTTTGGCGGGAAACCCTGCAATGCAAAATCCTCCATGTCTTTGCGGCGCCTCTCAGAATTAGGTTCGTTTCTTGAGTTTCCAAACCTGGAATTATGAGACTCTTGGGATTGACGTGAATGAGACTCCTGGGATTCCTGGTTGCTAGTCCTTGGCCGGGGGCCTCTGCCTCCAGATTCACTATTTTCTCCTAAAAAAGTTTCTGATGTCGTAACTTCCTCATCATCTGGAGCCATGAGAGCTGTCTCCAATTCCTGCAGAGCATTTCTTATGTGCCGATTATAATTTAAATTCTGGACAAAAGATCCACCAGAACGAATCAAATGACTATCCAGCGTAGAATTACACGAAATATGATCTGTCGAACTGAGCTGCTCTTGGCTATCAAAGTATGGAGTGAGATTCTCGGTATCAAAATGAGTGAAGAAATGCGAATTGGGTGAGTTTCTTGGATCGAATTTCAAGGATTCAAATAGCCTAGATGGTATAGAGGAACCGGTAGGGTAAGAAGAGTTGGATAAGTCCGCACTGGTGCCACCACTTCTGAAAGAATTCAAGTCCATTCGACAACACAAGCATAAGTTGTTTCACACCTGCAAATACAGGAGATTCTTGTAAAGCAATATCGAGTTCACAACACAATATTCAGGTTCCTCGAGGATAAATACGTACCTGCAAAAGGGATAAAAACAGTAAATACATCAAATTCGAGAACTGGTTTTCCCAACTTTTAACTCACATaaagtcattatttttattgaaactTATAGCTTTCCTCCTTTTGCAATAATATCCACCTTCACAATTATTCCAAAAGCAAATCAGCAGAGTGATCTTTCCCTCTTTACTTGGCACATCAACTTTAATCTCTACTATTGTATTAACTACAGGAGTCGTGGAGGTCTCTATTGGTATAATTtttcgattttcaaaaatactaCTTTGATAACTAAAACCTTCAATCTTGAAACTTTTTCATggaattttaagaatatttcttttatttcaacaataacataaataatatcAATTAAATTCTATAGATTAAAATGAGAAACgtcaaatcattaaaaaaactaCTTCCACCAAAAACCAAAGCAAGAGAActtattttttctagaattaTTATCTAAAAACTAAAAAGTATTCTCCGCTGCGTGTTAAAACAGGAAACAACCTGAAAATCAGTAAAATGTATTAccagtttttattttttccctGATTTCACATGATCAGCAACAAACGGTGAAAATAAACTGGGAATTAACggcaaaaatttgaaaatcatcaTTAATTCTTAATTCAATCTCCGTGAAACCATGGACCGAAGAAAGTAAAATATGGATCAAACAGTGACCCaggaaaaaacaaacaaaaaactaTGGAACTGTGAACTAAAAATCACTAGCTTTATCTTAAACAGAAGCAACAAAGGAAAAGTAGTACCATCGAAACATTAATTGGCGAATTACGCAAATTTGGTGGGGAAAAAGTGGTAAATTACCCATTGTTTTCATTTCTACACCCTTTCGTCGTCATTCAATAAAACAAAGACCTTTTGGTCTTGCAAAGGCAACAAAACGAGCAGAAACAAGAAACTAACGGAAAAAAGCTTCGAATTTGTCCACACACAACAAAAGAAACAAACCCTTTTACTTCTATTAACTAATTTGTCCTCAAAGTTCCAAGAATAAACACAAAATCTCTAAACATCGGAAACCAACACGAAAGAAAACAACAAAGATTAAGCTTTTAAAGAGAAACCCAGAAATCCCAGAAACAGAGATCCGCAAGAAAATGAAGTACCTGATCTTGCTCGTTCATAAAACTCGAATTCCAGACCCTCAACTCATGAAACGAAAAACTATAAAATATGGGAATACATAAATCTACACGAAGAACTTCAAAGTCCAAGAGAAGAATTTTaagatttggtgaaaataaaCTGGGGAATTTCGTATATATAGCTCTGACCCGAGGAGAGGTTGTGGGTTGCATGTGAACCACAGGTTAACGGCGAGATTAACGGCGGTTAAGAGAGTGTACGGATGTTGCGTATAGAAGTTGACGGGGTGATGACGTCTGTCGTGACCTGTGACCAGCATCGGCGTTCGATTACCCGTTCGACGCCACGACGAATATTCGTAGCTGTTTCAAGATAGACTTCGCTTTTATTGCTTTTCGGGTTACAGTGATCTACGCGCTCATCTCAGAGGGTGTAGCCCACGGAGATATTATGTTTACTGGTATCGGAAACGCGTGCCTTCTATTgtctatttttttaattgataataaaataataaatagtgaaattaaaaaatgacattttttgTAAATTCAATTCATGAAAtgacaaaaaatataataaaaatagcaTAATCGTAATTACATAACCATTGAAAGTCAAAAATCAAGAGGATATCCATACCAAGAGACCACTTGCTCTTACATAATATATACTATATAGTAATAGATTGTTTGGTTAACTGTACCAATCCAACCACAATTAAAAATTTGGTTTGAACTGAAAATTGAAATGTAAATTCCTCTTTTAGCCGAACCGACATTTTcctttctaaatttttttaatcatttttgtaGCTTTTgaattcgttttttttttttgctatacttttttatgaataataatatataagtaaattatttattataaaaaataaaatttggttaaaccgaaaattttctatttttaactGAACCGAACCGTTAAGTTCGGATTTTTGATGATTTTTGTTTTGCTTCTGTTCGGATCAAATGAATAtgcttaaaatattaattttcactCTATAAATCGAATCGATCCGTCTCACAAAAATAGATCTGTGAAATCATATCACTAGAGACCTTCTCTTTTATTATACTACATCTCAATCGAATATAAAATTTGCATgtcttttttcatttttctctaATATATAATCCAGtttacatacatacatatatatacatatatatatatatatatatatatatatatatataattaatatggagggattaataaaatttgaagtcTAGGAAATAGTATATAAtactaataaattataaaatatattgttGTTAGGAATGTGATTTTATAGTTTGGATtggatttttataaatttataataaatttttttataaacctATGACTCGGATTATGTCTATTGGGTCCTATAATTAAGGAGAGTTATCACCCTACGATGGATAGAGTTCAACCTAGCATATGAGTATTATGGGAAcatcgggtgctaatctcaattcttAAACACAATCAGCATCAATTGGATAAATAAGCAACCAAAAGAGGTGTAATCCTTAAAAAAAAtgggcctcgctcgagcgcgcctacctgcgctcgagcgagcaggaCTCGGGTCGAGCCATGCtcggcctcgctcgagcgcgcaaaAGTGCGCTCGAGTGAGCTCTGTGCTGCCCCAAAAATCTGAAACTTGCTCTTGTGTTGTCCTATATACCATTTCAAACATAGTTTCAACATTCAAtcatccaaaatcaattctATAATGGTCTAAATACTTGATTCCAGGAAGAACATGCATTGCAAAGTATAAAAACTTCATACATACTTTTAAAAGTccaatacaataaactcaattctaagtttaCAAATCTCAAACTAAACTaacaccttctaacatgcaATTGACAACAAGTCTACTtcttaacccgagtctccacttctaaACTCTTCTCAAACGCTCATGGCCTCCTATAACTTGGTCCTGAATCATCTGTTGCAATccacacacaaaaacaaagcaacagctgaACAAACCGGTAAGTATAAAACTTAGTATGAATGACGAAAACATATGAAATATGCACATATAGCCACAACAATGCATTTCAAATCATAAATGACACCTTATGAAATGCAAGAAAACATAAATGGCTAGAAAATAATAAAGCTCAAAGGCGACACCGGCTTAGATGCTAGAACGCATCAACTCATCATCAATGCTTGAACTCATCATTGATGTTGTACCCAGAGTCTAAGTATCAATGCTAGAATCTCACCACTGATTTAACCTCCCAATTTCCAATCAGAGCATTACTCAACGTACATACTTAAAagtttggaaaaaataaaaattttgcggaagcatcatattttttattaaataagagTGTTAAAAGTgcacaaaataatgaaaataacaTTCAAATACTCTTCCAAACATGACCATCAAAGAAATAATCAAACTTGTTTTTCCATCAAAACGTAAAATTTTCTAAACAACTCTCATCCATAAGCCTCGCACTCATGCATCGTTCGATGGACCGACCCTCGGCTCCTCTTTATGCCCGCCCACATAGTCATCAATGAATGCATCAACATCATCGTTACCTGtatcattcaagtatagtgagtctaaagactcaacaagaaatgcataaaaaattttcataaaaacttgaaattcaaagtttataacataacataaacacaTAGTAAAACTTAGCATCTTAAGTGATGAAATACATGAATCTGTGGCAACCACCGTGTGAGCACGTATTTTGGGAAGGAAATTTCGGAGCTCATCCCAAAAATCCAAAACCCTGCATTGAGTACATGTTTTGGGAAGGCACTCCCGGAGCTCAACCCGGAAGTCCAAAACCCTGTATCTTTGAGCACATATTTTGGGAAAGCACtttcggagctcatcccgaaaaTCCAAAACCCTGTATCTTCTGTACCGTTTTGCCACCACAAATTCACATACAACATCAAATCATTTTCATGCAACATAACATTCATCTTATCATGTCATAAAGtttcatatcatcataaaaTTATGCTCGTAAAACTTCTCATGATCTTAACATGCTTACAAACTTCAAACCATTTCATGAGAATTTAGTTTTTCAAGAGAAAGtcacataacatgcaatacataacttgaccGATCCACATGAGGCATTCCGTCCGTTTCGGACCTTGAACTTGAAACTTCTCCAtaaacattcttaaaaataattaaaatacatgaaaatattaaaaaacatGATTGTTAGGACCCAAAAACACGTAAATAGGGGTGGGAAAGTCGAGCCTGCGGCACGGCCGCGCTGCCTCTGTAGCGCGGGCACGCAGCCCGCTCGCAGATATGCGCGCAGCCGGTGCACAGAAATGCGCagctcaggcgcgggcgcgccgtcgcaACTTCTTTTCCGAAAACTTCTTCGTTTCTGCACTTTTTCAAATTCCACGATGTTTTGAAACACTCTTCCATCAAAATACCATACAATACcataaaatcttcaaaataaTTCATACCAAAACACCTAACGatttcaaagattttgaataaaaaacctTCCTTAAACTTTTCCCCAAAATTCTGATTTCTTTtcttcaaatcattcaaaactcaataaacttgaaccgaacacatcaggaatgcttcacgtatcataatcaagcaacatactcataaatttttcaagaaaacatgCATAGATCGTCAATCAAACAATTGaggttttacctagaatatatctattgta comes from the Henckelia pumila isolate YLH828 chromosome 1, ASM3356847v2, whole genome shotgun sequence genome and includes:
- the LOC140876010 gene encoding scarecrow-like protein 21 is translated as MDLNSFRSGGTSADLSNSSYPTGSSIPSRLFESLKFDPRNSPNSHFFTHFDTENLTPYFDSQEQLSSTDHISCNSTLDSHLIRSGGSFVQNLNYNRHIRNALQELETALMAPDDEEVTTSETFLGENSESGGRGPRPRTSNQESQESHSRQSQESHNSRFGNSRNEPNSERRRKDMEDFALQGFPPNNLRQLLIACAKALSEHKLDEFEKLVLYAHSVVSVSGDPIQRLGAYMIEGLIARKELSGTNIYRSLKCDKPDGKDLLSYMHILYEICPYLKFGHMAANGAIAEACKNEDRIHIIDFQIAQGTQWMTLLQALAARPGGAPHVRITGIDDPVSQHARGSGLAAVGGQFVAVSEKFNIPIEFHAVPVYAPDITRALLDVRPGEALAVNFPLQLHHTPDESVDVLNPRDGLLRMIKSLSPTVVTLVEQESNTNTTPFLQRFIEALNFYTAMFESIDVTMSRDRKERVKVEENCLARDIVNIIACEGRERVERHELLGKWKSRFTMAGFQQFPLSSYVNSVIRGLLKQYSEHYTLLETDGAMLLGWKDRYLVSASAWH